Within Crassostrea angulata isolate pt1a10 chromosome 2, ASM2561291v2, whole genome shotgun sequence, the genomic segment TTTTAGTCAGCTTTAAAAATGCACATGCGTGATCGGAAACCGCGGCATGTATGAGGCAGAAAGTAAACAATCGGCAACCAAGGATGTTTTCTGGTCGAAATTTGGTAAGTTTGGAATAAACAGGACGAGAGGACTCAGATTATAACCTGCTGTTCATTTCATGGGCGGGCTAGGCTTGTCTTTGATCTCTAACTCTCAGCAGACGACATTGTTGTGATTCCTGTCTCAACACGCATGACAGTTCACCGACGGCTGCATCGTTTAATCAGAAATTCTCCTTTGTCGATGGcgttgataatttattttgaatgaaacaattttattttcatgttatcATTAAATTAAGATATTTGTTTGACTGGCAATAGACGTTATGTTCGAGAATCGACTTAATATTGTATTCGGTgcatttcaacaaaaatatctaTCTCTGTTATATAGTCTGTACCAAGTTCAACTGATATATTTGTATCACATtttgcttatttattttttgtatcatGACCCCAAACCCTGGAACTACCTCAGGGAACTGACAGGTTCACTCCTGCCAAGTGAATACAGACAGGTTCGAGTACCAgatatactggcgtgcgaccagttctcgccgagtaccatttctcgccagtacattgtgacgtcattttatcaacacataaaattatatacgaaaaatgacgtcacaatgtactggcgagaaatggtactcggcgagaattggtcgcacgccagtaggCCTACTGTgcaatcatttttattcgttcTTGGTTTGTGGGGACCTCATTTTGTTGGTAGTGTAATCATGATACTtgtgattttaataaatatttaaaaaatagattGTGTAAAGTTTTACGGGCATGTAAATTTGTTGGCAAGGGTTACCCACAaaagccacgaacattggtcccccacgaaCAAATATGATTCTACAGTAGCTCAGTTTGAAGAGCAGCTGATTAAAGATTCATGGGGGCCAGGGTTCCAGTCCCCGTCTggtctgtcattatttttcCCATCCTGCTCCACAGCAATAACAAAAATATGCTCTTCGTGAAATTATCCTAATAATGATGTTGTGACAGACTGCTTTGGTCTAAGATTCAAACCTGGTCTTGTGCATAGTTTTACGGTACTCCCTTAAAGGTACATTTGGTGCTACTACTAATGCCTGGAACTAAATGGATAAAGAACATCAAAGCGAATTCCTGTTAGAAATTTAACTACAATTCTTGTAAATTTCTCTTGAGTTTTAAGAGTGCAAATgccttaaaaatattttgatataaatattttttttacattgatatcaAGATTCCAACTGATAGTCTCCTGTATGTGGTTCTATGGAGAAAATCTAAACTACAATTAAATCAAAGCCTTAGACAGGGTATTATGGAAGTATTCCCTTCATAATCTCAGCCCCATGACCTCAGTTTCAATAAATTGTAATGACTAAAAAAATACCGgtacaaaatcaaatttgaaattaaatttgttaaatatgcaagtttttacatttaaaacaactAATTAAATACTGATTTTGAAACTGGTTACCAACATTCTGACAGAGTATCCGTTCAGAAATTGCCATTCTTTATTGAATTTTTCTAGAtgtcaaatttattttcaatttcagaGCCAGAAACAAAGAACAATAGAGATGCCGTTGTACCAGGTAagaaatgtttgtattcttattCCCTCTCAAAGTATATTACACACCTGTGGTGATCTACTcacagatatttatttttattcataaattgcTCCATATTAGGTAAAAGTATAAGATTTAGTTCTTGGTCAGATTTTGAAAACTTATTGTCCTgaagtactgtggaatcattaaaatttgggggggggcaattttcatggattgcttaaattttacaggttcgtggggacgtaattccGAGTATTATCGTATACCTACAAAAGGAATTATGGCTTTATTGCCTTaattattaattcgtggaggatgttaattcatggATAAGAGGAACCCacgaattccatgaaaattgagccaccacgaaatctaatgattccacagtagttttAAACTGGCCAATTATTGGGAATGTTAGataactgtagattcctaattaaagaAGGAAGTAATATCACAAAAAGCACAAGACGTGgaatttaaaatctcacttttattgtgcagacatatgtaaactatatGAAATTATGCTAACAATTTGGTGTTTGCGATTTTAAATTCTCACAATTTGATACAAGTCGGTTGAAttgtggaattaagtactcgcataaaataaggaatctacagtatttgcTTTATAATTGGTATCATACGATTTTCCTTGTTATCTACATTTTCATGTTATGTTCTCAGGGGTGACGGCGCCAGGAAATCGTCGTCCACACAAACCCAGGAAAATGAAGTCTAACAATAACAAGACCGGGCATAAAACCACCGAGGTCAAGGCCACCATTCCTGTCAGGTCGCCGGTCAAGGTCATGAACCTGTCAGCTGACACTGCAACAATAACGCAAGATGTACgtaatacaaaataaacagcaCATTCTCACTGTTACCCCATTTGATTAACTGTAACAATTACGCAAGATGTACGTAATGTATATATTCGCATTTGAGAATTGTCCATGAATAAATTTTCCTTTTGTGGCAAAGTTAACATCTAGTGTCATACCTTAGGTTCTTAGTTATATTCAGCAAAGTGGGACTCCTTGAATGACAACTTAACTTTTCTCTCTCCTGTCAAAATCTCATGGTGGAAtatcaaatttgttttctttgaaaatccATCTGTActgaaaatcttttaattaaagttGAAAGTTAAAAGTATCATGTTTCATTTGCATCTACACTATAGATATGTATGATAATGGTATGTCACAATATCTATTTATAGCTTGCAGTGAATATGGTGAAGAGTCCCCTGTACCCCCTGCATAAAAGCTTATCAAATTGTCTTAATCTAGTAGTAGGGTATTAGATTTTGTACTGAAAAATccaaaaatgaaagtaaaagtacaacctaatatttatttatagctGACAGTGGAGAGTCTTTTGGAGAACCCCAAGAAGCAGCTGTCGGGCTCCAAGAAAGTCTCACTCAAAGACCTGTGTGCCGAGGACAAGAAGAGAGTGGCCAACCTGATCAAAGAGCTGGCTAAGTAGGTCAACCGGAACGTTGTCATGCTaaaatgtcttgctaaaagTTTAATTACTAATGAATGCAATTCTAACCCTTTATTATTATAACAAGGGCACTGCTAGCCTCTTGATACAGCAATGCTTTTTTCTCTCAAAAATGCTGCATACTTCTCTCTGAATATTGTGGATAAATTGAAAGGAGCTCAAGCATTTGTTATGTTTTGTAACTCCAACTTTTAACTTTAACCCTACATTTATGTACATGCTGTTAATTTACAAGATATTTTAAGATACCATtccaaaaaagattaaaaacttgTATTAaggaaaaatagattttttaagcagaaattattaaaaaaattcaaactgcatGTATTAAAGGAAGTTATTAGAGTGTGTTGACTGTTTAGGATGGGGGATGAGAAGGAGGCAGTGATGGGTCAACTACAGACAGAGCGGCGACAGTACGAAAAACAGGTGGTACAACTGGTCAATCAGCAGGAACAGATTTTGACAGAGAGAGAAGGTAATATATACAAGTGTAACAActtacacatacacacacaatcACAGAAAGATGTACAGGTGTTACAGAGAGAGGGTAAGATGTAGAGACTCTTAGAGGTGTTACAACTTACAGAGAAAAAGGTAGAGTGAAAGAAGGTCATATACAAGTACAGATACATATGTGGGGGAGATTAATAGAATCATTtattattacgagtgtgggatagtgaaattccaccgaggggacaagattcaggctttgccgagtcctagaccATGAATCTTGGCCCCagggtggaatttcactatcccacacgagtaaataatgaatgattatttttctcacATTATATTAACTTAAAGATtgatgtttgacaactttctgttatgacgtttaaaagattactttcggtttctccctccgcgtgcttcaaatagtgcaagttaaatgaaagcatacaacagattttcaattaaaatatgaaaaattgtaattaattatgcaacacaattacttaatggataatctcaatgcactattttgcatttccctacagcagacaacgtttgtttacgttttaaaacagcatagtaatacacagtgtaagacagaaaaatctcacactgctgtctcacaccagacaaaccgatctcaccctggtgataatgcgagaaataAGTATGTACTCGACAGTTCCAGTCATTTCTCATAATCTCGTGTACAGTTCCAGTCAAACATTTATCATGATTTTTATCCACACTCTTTTATATATGATACATATCAGAAATGTTAGATCCTATTGTAACTTAGCTGCTTTGACTTCAATGCAATTTAGTGAACCAATCAAATAACTCATTGCAACCAAATTGATGTAATTTAACGATTGATTGGTTTACCTTCAGACATCCAGAGCAAGCTGTTCCAATGTCAGGAGCTGCTGACCCGCTACAGGGACCAGTTAATGGAGAGGGAGGACCAGCTTAATACTTCCATTACAGAGATGGTCAACAAAAAGGTGGGCTGCCCCAGGGAAAGTAGTTATCTAGGTCAAGTCAAGGGTGTGTGGGATCTACCCCTGGTTATGTTCCATATACCCAGGGATAAATCCATGCACACCTTGATTATACTTTGTCCCAAGCTATCCTCGATTCACGTTTTGCTTAATCGCTCAATGTTTGTAAATACTTCATGGTTCAAaagatgttcattcaaaagtatgaaaaatttccaagagttctcctttgaaacgccccctctagcttatTAGGTTGAAATACAcgtcttaaaaaaaaagtgatatctaccggggattttgtattgcaactgacccggatgataacgtaaaaaattgtgcgaggtattccaaGTGACTTtcaaatggagaaaaaatgtgaacattccccattataaaccCCGTATGAAATCAGTTTTCATTCCTCTGACTTTTTTTGAGGGAAAAATGATGATGTGTGAATGAAATTATCTTtgatattttccctttcatcaatttcaaatgtatttctttcacaggtatattatttttattaaaaattttccaaatgtgctgcataaatatcagGAGACAGACTATAGACCTGAATAAcattattatatcttattttaacaattttacatttaatttagttcACTTTATTTGCAGGtaatttattcttattgatctttagtgtatatacatgttgCATTGTAGAATTAATTGTGATGTCATTTTGCAAATACTGTGCAGAAAATATCCACCAAATTGTTAATTTTGGATAATATATCTTAATAAAGATTTGAATAATCTTGATACGAATTACAGTGTTTTGTACGTGATGTAGAGTATGTTTAATTGCTACAATTTACATTGTGACATCTTACGTTATACAGAATTCTGCTTGTTGATTAATTGctacaagttttaaaaaaacttaatgAAAGCTGTACTTGATATCACAGGAAGGTCAGCGGGGGAGAAGTGGGTCAGTAGATGAAATCTCCGACGGCAAACGAAGGTCAAATCAACGTCAAACAGAGAACAAGGAAAACCAACACACAGGCAGTAAGGAGCTCCACCAGCGATACATAGAGGCAGAGGCAACGAAGGACCGCCTCCGGCGACCTTTCACCTCGATGATTGACAAGGAGATTGCCAAGAGAAGGCAGACAGAGGACGGGGGTCTGAGTACAATCGTGGCGTCTGAGTCGTCCACCACCACGCCCCCGAGACATGGGGGAGGAGGGAGGGTGGAGTACAGTGACCTTATCCCAGTCATTCAAGCGTTTAGAGACCCAATCATGTCAAGCACGCAGAAGAGTACTGACATTAGGGCGTACGTGGATGAAGATTCGCCTCGAGGCGAGTTCCATTGTCTGGAACCTGATGCTAGTCCGAGGTCCTCCAGGGCCTCATTTCCGTCCAATTCCCCCCGAGGTCAAAGGTCATCATCACCTATTGGTCAACAAGCAAGGGGAAACAATAAGGTGGGGTTCAAAGAGAAACTTGCTGTTGGACACGACGAACTTCCGAAACAGTTAGAGAGGGACAAAGAGGGTCCCGGGAACAAAGAGTTCCAACAGAAATACAAGAAACTGACGCCCACGGAACGTAAGCAAGAGCTGTTGAGACAGAGGGAGACGCTGCTAGAAGAACAAAACAGACTGAGGAGGATCCTGATGGAGCAGGAGGCACAACTAAAGCGGAAACAGGACCTGATAGACAGGCGACGGTCAAATCAACGGGCCAGGATGGACTATCTGGAGAGGAACGGAGAGTTTCCGAAGGATCCGGATGATAATGACGCAGGAAGTGTGTTCAGTGTTCCGGATACAGGGAGTGAGTGTGAGGGGCGGGTGGAGAGACTGGACCTAGAGAGGTGTTTCAGTGAGGAGGAGATTCACAGAGTCGGTGATAGACAGGAAGTCCACCGGGGAGTTACAGGTAAAGGGAGGCTCGTTGTAGGGAAAATTTACCTTGTGTCATTTTGTAGTGGAAATTGTCTGTGTTTCTTGTGTTAAAAGAGTACCAGTATTGATAAGAAGAATAGAAATTCATTTCTATGGGGAGGTCTAGGTAAAGGGGAAGATTGTGTATGGAGATTTATTTTAGTTCttttatattattatgaaaataagtttgaacAGTTCAACTCTAGACGGACtttgacagacagacagacttgGTGATAGAGAGGAAATTCATCATGGAGGGCCAAGTAAAGGGAATAGACTTTTAAGTGCAGAAATTTACCTTGTGCATTGTAGGAGAAATAGTGTGTGTGGGGTTTTTTGTGTTCAAATAAGAACACTAGTTTTCTAAACAattctaattaattttaatagTGTCTGAActaaaatatgaatgaaataaaaaaaaaagtaatcaaaCCTTTTCCATTGAGTGAAGAGTTTTGCATATTTAGTCAAAATTTTATCTTTTGGGATTTCTTAGACAATAAAACTGGAATAATATTgagcatatttttataatgaggTTTTGTATTTGACATGATATCACTGAATCTAgtatttgttcatttgtttacacTGAACAGTTACaaagaaaattgttttgttgGGTGGGAAAATAAGTGATGAGGAATTTTTGTGGttgaaataaggaaaaaaactaaattaatgacttattcataaaacataataactTGCAGAATACATCAATATGATGAGATGCAATTCTCatcacaaaaaaaggaaaatttatgTTTTGATGTAAACCAGCCAAATGAccaataataaaaattgtatttctttaTAACAGGTGCTACAAGAAGTGCTCCTAAAGCAGAGACAAGGGCAGAAACCAAAATACAAGATAAGTACACCAGAGGTACCTCACCAATCCAGCTGGAGTCTGAACAAGTGGACTCCGCCCCCTCTACCCCACGATTAATTGATGCTGCAACAAGTTATTCTAAAAGGTTGGATCGTTCCATAGAGGAGGTGGTGGAAGATGGAATCCTGAACACCCCTACAAGGAAAATGGATGCAGCCACAAGTTATTCTAGGAGGCTGGATCGTTCCATTGAGGAGGTGGTGGAAGATGGTATCCTGAACACTCCTACCAGGAAAATGGATGCAGCCACCAGCTACTCCCGCAGAAGTCCACGGTATGTATATatgatgaacattttttactcATACATAGCAGTACTGTGGTGCCATCAATGTCACAGGGTTAACAGGTGTGTGAATGTCAGTCAACATTTGGGGTCTCAATAACTCAACGATGAGAGCGCTGGCACGGTATGGCAGAGACCTTGGGTTGGGAGTCCCGTTTGAGACTTGACAGTCATACACCTGTTAACCCAGagacatcaatatttgttgagtACCAATTTTCATTGATCTAAAGTTGAAATAATCAAGAAATTAAGTGCAATATCTAGTAAAATTGAATAATGAGCAATGCTAAATCAGATGAAGATTTAAACCAAGCAATTAACTTTTGATGGCCAGATGCATTTGATTATATATCtatcaattttcttttcttgatGATTTACAGGGATTGACTGGATTTTCCAGACAAATACATTGTGGTTGTCCAAATTTATATCACACCCCTCTGAAACTGACAATAAACAATGTTTGCTTTTTAGCAAGTTTTGAAAAGAGTTTAAATTGGCTTTGACATTGTTCAAAAACTgagttttgttaatattttaaaccTTTTAAAGGAAGGGCTTATTATGAATATATCATCATAGCAGTAGAATGATCCAAAGAGTCTGATCACGTCTCATTGCCAGGCACGGATCATCGGATCAAACTTGGTGCTTCGCATCTTTTTTGATCTGATGATCTGCACCATGACATGATTAAACTCTTTAGATCAAGTTACTGTTATGATGATTTAAAGGTTTTAATGTGACAATCAGCTACAAGTTTGCATATCCTTGCAGTGATTTTCAGCTTTTCAATAAGAAGAGTTTGTCctcgaaaattaatgaaagtaCAGTTATCTCAAGGCTGATTTTGCTATGATGGTATTGGATGGAAGATCATACTTACCAAAgtatctagtttttttttaagaacggCTAGGAAAAAGATGAATTATTATACAGTTGAGTAATTTATTGCAACTAACTAATCATATTTCAATTGGCAGatatattatttcaaacatattctGTTTAGTTCACCACTGCCAGATCCAGAATTCATGGAATTACCACGACAGAATAACCTCCCCTTACAAGTGAACCGCCAGAGGGCACCAAAGTCACCACCTCAGAGACTGTCGTCCACACCAGGGTACGAGCGATcagaatttgttttgttttgtacttTTCAACTGATTTCCAAACactgaaatgatttttttatacactATATTATATACTGCCTTTTGACAAGGTCAATACACAGTTTTAGAAATGTCTTATCTAAATTCAGAGAAACCTATTAAAATTGCCAACTTGAATTGATTAGGTAGGGATGCTAGTAGTGGCCAATTGCTGAAATAAAGCTCCTCAGCTCCAAAAATCTTACTAGGAgtaaaatttcttttgataGTTATTAAGAAAAGTAAAacatcaatatacatgtagtgtaaTTAAATATCAATAGTTTCTAAGTTAAATCTATGATCAGCATAAACTACTCCCGAATATTGTGAAAGTTTTAGTGCATTGCTGAGGATAAGACAACtttactggtactgtaccagttatcggctaagaccagttatcggctaaactgagagttcgggtttatagcagGGGACAATCCAAGCTTTTTcaattcagtcgtctttttcaaataaagaaaagtaggtttgcttgaaaactttcttgaatatgttttaaaaatgagcttaaacgatcattgtttaccgctgatttacatctttgcactttcagcagtggggaaaatgacgtaataagttaaaaatagaatattacctctttgtgatacgttattatatcccttctttgatttgacatataatatcaatacatataacatgtataaacaaaaggaattaattaattttccgagagattcgtagcgcagttgaacgcctgattgcacaattatgtattgaatagtgtACGATTTGGTgaattaccgtatgataataaacaaataattttatgagttttgtttataatgtatcacaacCCCGACTACTTTAGTCTGACCCCACAAGGGacataattcaaatttcatttagcagagtataaaatcaacatgtacaggaattttactatgttattatcacaaagccgataactggtacagtggatcgtaaaaactcggcaaattcggggcctgataaaaatcacaaaacaagAAGTTTGCGgttctaaaaaatgatataaattaacagattgataaataaggagttcattATTTAAAGTATggcaagttttatccaaaaatatcaagaaataagaaaatacgaaaagaaaacattaaatgttAGCCGATatctggtacagtgccagtacagttattttttttagaatgctTGTTTTTCTTTGCAGAGAGAAAACCCTGTCTGTGGTGGAAATAGTCAACTCCCTGGAGGAAGAACCCACGACACGCCCCTCCTCTCTCAGATCCCCAGCACAAAGGGACGTCCCTCCGGTCAGATCAAGGCCAGCAACTGTGGGGGGAACAGCAAAGATCCTTTCAAGTGCTGGAAGGGGGTGCCCCACAGGGAACGTGTTCGGAATTCCTCCACACAAGGACCAGTTTAGTGAGGAACTAGCTGAGGAGACAGCGGAAGAAAGTTCTCTTCTTGAAGAC encodes:
- the LOC128171495 gene encoding protein hinderin-like, giving the protein MYEAESKQSATKDVFWSKFEPETKNNRDAVVPGVTAPGNRRPHKPRKMKSNNNKTGHKTTEVKATIPVRSPVKVMNLSADTATITQDLTVESLLENPKKQLSGSKKVSLKDLCAEDKKRVANLIKELAKMGDEKEAVMGQLQTERRQYEKQVVQLVNQQEQILTEREDIQSKLFQCQELLTRYRDQLMEREDQLNTSITEMVNKKEGQRGRSGSVDEISDGKRRSNQRQTENKENQHTGSKELHQRYIEAEATKDRLRRPFTSMIDKEIAKRRQTEDGGLSTIVASESSTTTPPRHGGGGRVEYSDLIPVIQAFRDPIMSSTQKSTDIRAYVDEDSPRGEFHCLEPDASPRSSRASFPSNSPRGQRSSSPIGQQARGNNKVGFKEKLAVGHDELPKQLERDKEGPGNKEFQQKYKKLTPTERKQELLRQRETLLEEQNRLRRILMEQEAQLKRKQDLIDRRRSNQRARMDYLERNGEFPKDPDDNDAGSVFSVPDTGSECEGRVERLDLERCFSEEEIHRVGDRQEVHRGVTGATRSAPKAETRAETKIQDKYTRGTSPIQLESEQVDSAPSTPRLIDAATSYSKRLDRSIEEVVEDGILNTPTRKMDAATSYSRRLDRSIEEVVEDGILNTPTRKMDAATSYSRRSPRSPLPDPEFMELPRQNNLPLQVNRQRAPKSPPQRLSSTPGEKTLSVVEIVNSLEEEPTTRPSSLRSPAQRDVPPVRSRPATVGGTAKILSSAGRGCPTGNVFGIPPHKDQFSEELAEETAEESSLLEDIFFL